GACATGGTCCGGATGCGTGGCATGCAGGGTCCAGGGCGGGTTCTTCACGCCCACCTTGGGCAGCAGCCATTGCTCGACGCCGGTCATCAGCTGGCCGACCAGCTTGCCCTTCTTGAACCAGAGCTTGAAGTTGCGGGTCTGCTGCAGCTCATCAAAGAGCCAGCTGGCCTCGAAGGCGGCCGGGTAGGCGGCGAGTTCGTCCTGGGCGCGGCCCTCGGCCAGCGCCGGCGCGATGGCCTCGGCGCACAGCATGCCGCTCTTGATCGCAGCATGGCTGCCCTTGATGCGCGCGGCGTTCAGGTAGCCGGCGTCGCAGCCGATCAGCGCGCCGCCCGGGAACACGGTCTTGGGCAGGGCCTGGGGCGTGCCGTTGTTGATTGCGCGTGCGCCGTAGCCGATGCGCTTGCCGCCCTCGATATGCGCGCGGATCGCCGGGTGCGTCTTCCAGCGCTGCATCTCTTCGAAGGGGCTCATATAGGGGTTCTGGTAGTCCAGACCGATCACGAAGCCCAGGGTGACCTTGTTGCCCTCCAGGTGGTAGAGGAAGCCGCCGCCGAAGGTGTCGTCCGTCATCGGCCAGCCGGCGGTGTGCACCACCAGGCCGGGCTTGGCCTTCTCGGCCGGGATCTCCCACAGCTCCTTGATGCCGATCGCATAGCTCTGCGGATCCTTGCCGGCGTCGAGCCGGTACTTGGCGATCAGCTGCTTGCCCAGATGGCCGCGCGCGCCCTCGGCGAACACGGTGTACTTGCCCAGCAGCTCCATGCCCAGCTGGAAGCCCTCGTGCGGCGCGCCGTCCTTGCCGATGCCCATATTGCCGGTGGCCACGCCCTTGACCCGGCCCTGCTCGTCGTACAGCACCTCGGCCGCGGCGAAGCCGGGGAAGATCTCGACGCCCAGCGCCTCGGCCTGCTGGGCCAGCCATTTGACGACGTTGGACAGCGAGATGACATAGCAACCGTCGTTGTGCAGATTGCGCGGCACCAGGGCGTCCGGCGTGCGGGTGCTGCCGGTTTCCGAGAGGAATAGCACATCGTCGCCGGTGACCGCCTGGTTCAGCGGCGCGCCCAGCTCCTTCCAGTTCGGGAACAGCTCGGTGATGGCCCGCGGGTCCATCACGGCGCCGGACAGGATATGGGCGCCGGGTTCCGAGCCCTTCTCCAGCACGACGACCGAGATCTCCTGGCCCTTCTCGGCCGCCAGCTGCTTGAGCCGGATCGCGGTGGCCAGGCCGGCGGGGCCGCCGCCGACCACGACCACGTCGTACTCCATGTTCTCGCGTGGGCCGTACTGGGCCAGCAGTTCCTCGGAAGTCATGTCAGTCCTTGTGTCTCTTGTATGCGAGGGGCGGGCGCGCGGACGCCCGGCGGTTTGCGCCGCATTCTACTGGTGCGGATGTTGGAAAAGAACGATCGTTCTTTTTTGCTTTGGAGCCGATTCCCTAGGGGTGGTGGTTGCGCCGGCGCAGGTCCTCGATCGCGACCGGTGAGAGCCAGAGCAGGGTGTTCAGATAGGTCTCGATCAGGCCCACCACCGCCTCGCGCGGCCCCTGGCGCCAGGCCTCGGAGCCGTAGAAGGCGGCCTGCTGGCGCTCCAGGTCCGGCAGGTCCGCAAAGGCGCGGGCCAGGAAATAGCAGTCCGGCTCATGGGCCGAGGGCCCGAAGGCCACGATCTCCATGCCGGCCTCGCGCAGCATCGGCAGCGCGCGCTCGACCACGGTGCGGTGGAAGGCGTCCAGGCTGCCGGGCTTGAGCTTGTAGGAACGGATCTCGACCAGGCGGGCGGTGCTGGCTTCGTCGGTCATGCGGGGGCTCCCGAGCTGAGCTCCGGCTGTGGCGCATAGTGCGAGACGGTCGGGAAGGGGTCGTAGAAGTGATGCAGCAAGGCCTTCCAGCGCTGGTACTCGGGCGAGCCGCGAAAGCCGATCTCATGGTCCTCCAAGCTGCGCCAGCGCACCAGCAGCAGGTATTCATGGTCGCGCTCCAGGCAGCGGCGCAGCTCGTGCGACAGATAGCCGGGCATGGCCGCGATCAGGGCCTGGGCTTCGGCGAACGCGGCCTCGAAGGCGGCGCAATGGCCGGGGCGGATCTGCAGCGGGGCGACTTCGAGGATCATCGTCGGTGCCGGGGAAGGCGGGAATGGCAAGGCGCCCATGCTATCGTTTCCTTCAATCCGGCAGGGCCGCGGTATGGCCCTGCGAGAGCGCGAAGGACGAGACATGAGCTACAGCATCGATCTGGCGGGCCGGGTGGCCCTGGTGACCGGGGCCTCCAGCGGCCTGGGTGCGCAGTTCGCCCGCACCTTGGGCAAGGCCGGCGCCTGCGTGGTGCTGGCCGGGCGGCGCGTCGAGCGGCTGAAGGCGCTGCGCGCCGAGATCGAGGCCGGCGGCGGCGATGCCCATGTGGTGAGCCTGGACGTGACCGACCTGGACAGCATCAAGTCGGCCGTGGCCCATGCCGAGACCGAGGTCGGCACCCTGGACATCCTGATCAACAACTCGGGCGTCAGCACCACGCAGAAGCTGACCGAGGTCAGCGGCGACGACTACGACTATGTGATGGACACCAATGTGCGCGGCGCCTTCTTCGTCGCGCAGGAGGTCGGCAAGCGCATGCTGGCGCGCGCGCGCGGTGCGGCGCCCGGCACCTTCATCGGCGGGCGCATCGTCAACATCGCCTCGATGGCCGGCCTGCGCGTATTGAGCCAGATTGGCGTCTATTCGATGAGCAAGGCCGCGGTGATCCACATGACCAAGGCGATGGCGCTCGAGTGGGGCAAGTACGGCATCAATGTCAACGCGATCTGCCCCGGCTATATCGACACCGAGATCAACCATCACCACTGGGACACCGAGCAGGGCAGGAAGCTGGTCGACCTGCTGCCGCGCAAGCGCGTCGGCCATCCGCGTGACCTGGACACGGCGCTGCTGATGCTCTGTGCCAACGAGAGTCATTTCATCAACGGCGCGGTCATCCAGGCCGACGACGGATTCGGAGTCTGATCCCCATGTCCCTGAGAGTTTTGACCGCGCTGGAAGCGCGGGTGCTGGCCGTGCTGGTCGAGAAGCAGTTCACCGTGCCGGACAGCTATCCGCTGTCGGTCAATGCGCTGACCCTGGGCTGCAACCAGAAGACCGCGCGCGATCCGGTGATGAATGCCGGCGAGAGCGAGGTGCTGCGGGCGCTGGACGAGCTGCGCGGCATGAGCCTGGTGAACCGCGTCAGCGGCAGCCGGGTCGACCGCTACGAGCACAACTTCCGCCGCGGCGTCAATGTGCCGGGCCAGGCCGAGGCGCTGCTGACGATGCTGATGCTGCGCGGCCCGCAGACGGCCGCCGAGCTGCGCGCCAACAGCGAGCGCCTGCACCGCTTCGCCGACATCTCCTCGGTCGAGGCCTTCCTCGCCGAGCTGGCCGAACGCCAGCCGCCGCTGGCCGTCAAGCTGGCCCGCGCACCCGGCGCGCGCGAGAGCCGCTGGGCCCATCTGCTGTGCGGCGAGGTGGCGGAGAGCGCCGCCGCGGCGGGCGAGCCGGCCTCGCGCGACGACGAGATCCTGCAGCTGCGTGCCGAGCAGGCGCGGCTGGCGGCCGAGCTGGAGACGGTCAAGGCCCAGCTGGCCCAGATCCGCGGCGAGCTGGGGCTGGCATGAGGCTCGAGATCCCGGAGCAGAAGACGCTGGTGCACGAGACCCGCATCCCGATCCGCTGGGGCGATATGGATGCGATGGGCCATGTCAACAACACCGTCTACTTCCGCTACCTGGAGATCGCGCGGGTCGAGTGGCTGGACTCGCTGGGCGGCGCGCCCAACCCGGCCGGCCAGGGACCGGTGATCGTCAACGCCTTCTGCAACTTTTACCGGCAGCTGGCCTATCCCGGCGAGGTGCTCGCGAAGCACTATGTGTCGAACCCGGGCCGCTCCAGCTTCGACACCTGGATCACCCTGGAGCGGACCGACCGCCCCGGCGAGGTCTGCGCGGCCGGCGGCGCCACCACGGTGTGGATGGACTTCCCGGCGCAGAAATCCGCGCCGCTGCCGGACTGGCTGCGCGCGCGGCTCGGCTGACGGCCCGGGGTCGGGTCTTGCGCCGCCCGCTCCTGCTGCTGCTGGGCGCGCTGCTCGCGGTGCCGGCCGCGGCGCAGACCCTGGTCGCGATCGGCGGGGCGCTGCGTTTCGAGCATCGCGCGGTCTGGCAGCGCATCGTGGCCGAGGCGGGCG
This genomic stretch from Roseateles sp. DAIF2 harbors:
- a CDS encoding NIPSNAP family protein, with the translated sequence MTDEASTARLVEIRSYKLKPGSLDAFHRTVVERALPMLREAGMEIVAFGPSAHEPDCYFLARAFADLPDLERQQAAFYGSEAWRQGPREAVVGLIETYLNTLLWLSPVAIEDLRRRNHHP
- a CDS encoding thioesterase family protein, encoding MRLEIPEQKTLVHETRIPIRWGDMDAMGHVNNTVYFRYLEIARVEWLDSLGGAPNPAGQGPVIVNAFCNFYRQLAYPGEVLAKHYVSNPGRSSFDTWITLERTDRPGEVCAAGGATTVWMDFPAQKSAPLPDWLRARLG
- a CDS encoding SDR family oxidoreductase; its protein translation is MSYSIDLAGRVALVTGASSGLGAQFARTLGKAGACVVLAGRRVERLKALRAEIEAGGGDAHVVSLDVTDLDSIKSAVAHAETEVGTLDILINNSGVSTTQKLTEVSGDDYDYVMDTNVRGAFFVAQEVGKRMLARARGAAPGTFIGGRIVNIASMAGLRVLSQIGVYSMSKAAVIHMTKAMALEWGKYGINVNAICPGYIDTEINHHHWDTEQGRKLVDLLPRKRVGHPRDLDTALLMLCANESHFINGAVIQADDGFGV
- a CDS encoding electron transfer flavoprotein-ubiquinone oxidoreductase — protein: MTSEELLAQYGPRENMEYDVVVVGGGPAGLATAIRLKQLAAEKGQEISVVVLEKGSEPGAHILSGAVMDPRAITELFPNWKELGAPLNQAVTGDDVLFLSETGSTRTPDALVPRNLHNDGCYVISLSNVVKWLAQQAEALGVEIFPGFAAAEVLYDEQGRVKGVATGNMGIGKDGAPHEGFQLGMELLGKYTVFAEGARGHLGKQLIAKYRLDAGKDPQSYAIGIKELWEIPAEKAKPGLVVHTAGWPMTDDTFGGGFLYHLEGNKVTLGFVIGLDYQNPYMSPFEEMQRWKTHPAIRAHIEGGKRIGYGARAINNGTPQALPKTVFPGGALIGCDAGYLNAARIKGSHAAIKSGMLCAEAIAPALAEGRAQDELAAYPAAFEASWLFDELQQTRNFKLWFKKGKLVGQLMTGVEQWLLPKVGVKNPPWTLHATHPDHVCLKPAAECTPIDYPKPDGKLTFDRLSSVFISNTNHEENQPAHLTLKNAEVPVATNLARFAGPESRYCPAGVYEFVKNDDGSDRLQINAQNCVHCKTCDIKDPTQNIVWITPEGGGGPNYTGM
- a CDS encoding antibiotic biosynthesis monooxygenase, producing the protein MILEVAPLQIRPGHCAAFEAAFAEAQALIAAMPGYLSHELRRCLERDHEYLLLVRWRSLEDHEIGFRGSPEYQRWKALLHHFYDPFPTVSHYAPQPELSSGAPA
- a CDS encoding YceH family protein, yielding MSLRVLTALEARVLAVLVEKQFTVPDSYPLSVNALTLGCNQKTARDPVMNAGESEVLRALDELRGMSLVNRVSGSRVDRYEHNFRRGVNVPGQAEALLTMLMLRGPQTAAELRANSERLHRFADISSVEAFLAELAERQPPLAVKLARAPGARESRWAHLLCGEVAESAAAAGEPASRDDEILQLRAEQARLAAELETVKAQLAQIRGELGLA